In Mycobacterium sp. Aquia_216, a genomic segment contains:
- a CDS encoding TniB family NTP-binding protein: MASPTTREEWREYCTYEPTPDSQRPSLSADEIKALGTVERSAYNERRIDYLNEERVFPTRDLTRILNHARRLLRRSRAKKFVARPGIRVSGEPRTGKTTDVMAAGKRLDAEIRRTCGRENDLSFLPVVYTTIATATTTNKLWVRLADFVGARELRGSNADERLVDLARLLKSLGTKFVILDDVQRLNTDRAAGAEVADNIKTFAENLDATMLFAGISLETAPLFSGENGEQWRKRTRPINLSNYSLSNDADHKEWVQLVASIERILPLPLHEHGMLERHADYLYHRTGGSIASLSDLIIDAATDAIDFGTEAITLDLLDSIAIDDVDPGVAR; the protein is encoded by the coding sequence TTGGCATCACCGACAACCCGCGAAGAGTGGCGTGAATACTGCACTTACGAGCCCACCCCGGACTCGCAGCGACCCTCGTTGAGTGCGGACGAGATCAAGGCTCTCGGCACCGTCGAGCGGTCGGCGTACAACGAGCGACGCATCGACTACCTGAACGAGGAACGCGTTTTTCCCACCCGGGATCTCACCCGCATCCTCAACCATGCACGGCGACTGCTTCGCCGATCACGGGCCAAGAAGTTCGTGGCCAGGCCCGGTATCCGAGTATCCGGGGAACCCAGGACCGGCAAAACCACCGATGTGATGGCCGCCGGAAAGCGGCTGGACGCAGAGATACGGCGAACCTGCGGCAGGGAGAACGACCTCTCCTTCCTGCCCGTCGTGTACACCACCATCGCTACCGCGACAACGACGAACAAACTCTGGGTGCGCCTCGCCGACTTCGTCGGTGCACGCGAGCTGCGAGGTAGCAATGCCGACGAGCGACTCGTGGACCTGGCGCGACTGCTGAAGAGCCTCGGCACCAAGTTCGTCATCCTCGATGACGTCCAACGCCTTAACACCGATCGCGCCGCAGGAGCCGAAGTCGCCGACAACATCAAGACTTTCGCCGAGAACCTTGATGCAACGATGCTCTTCGCAGGAATTTCGCTGGAGACCGCTCCCCTGTTCAGCGGCGAGAACGGAGAGCAGTGGCGAAAGCGCACCCGGCCCATCAACCTGAGCAACTACTCACTCTCGAACGACGCCGACCACAAGGAGTGGGTGCAGCTCGTCGCTTCCATCGAACGCATTCTTCCTCTCCCCCTGCATGAGCATGGAATGCTCGAACGCCATGCGGACTACCTCTACCACCGCACCGGCGGCTCGATCGCATCCCTGAGCGATCTGATCATCGACGCGGCCACCGACGCCATTGACTTCGGCACCGAAGCCATCACCCTAGACCTCCTCGACTCGATTGCCATCGACGACGTAGACCCGGGGGTCGCCCGCTGA
- a CDS encoding type II toxin-antitoxin system Phd/YefM family antitoxin, whose protein sequence is MIDPSVPRISITELRRHFSRFIGEAQQGRIFVITRRGRDVAVLVPAGRFADEDLHQ, encoded by the coding sequence ATGATCGATCCTTCAGTGCCGCGCATCAGCATCACCGAACTACGCCGACATTTCAGCCGGTTCATCGGCGAAGCCCAACAAGGGCGGATTTTCGTCATCACCCGGCGTGGCCGCGACGTTGCCGTGCTCGTCCCGGCCGGGCGCTTCGCCGACGAAGATCTGCATCAATGA